In the genome of Dermacentor silvarum isolate Dsil-2018 chromosome 1, BIME_Dsil_1.4, whole genome shotgun sequence, one region contains:
- the LOC119459784 gene encoding probable isocitrate dehydrogenase [NAD] subunit beta, mitochondrial, which translates to MINFRSILKNCSKLCSLSTHRHQRCIAVTAGQLQAVQEPVSRPQAKIKCTLIPGDGVGPELADAVKKVFEAISIPVEFEELFLSEIHHTISAPLETVIESVQKNGIALKGILSSPNISHTGELQTLNMKIRNQLDLFANVVHVRSLPGIKTRHNNLDFYVIREQTEGEYSALEHESVPGVIECLKIVTETKSRKIAKFAFDYATKHGRKKVTVVHKANIMKLGDGLFLRCCQEISELYPQIEFESMIIDNTCMQLVANPHRFDVMVMPNLYGNIIDNLAAGLVGGAGVVPGASYSSDCVIYEPGARHTFGEATGKNIANPTAMFLCAAQMLRHVNLHYYATLVKDAVEKVIKSGKVRTRDLGGYASTTDFTAAVIQNLPH; encoded by the exons ATGATTAATTTTCGTTCAATATTGAAGAACTGCAGCAAGTTATGCAGCCTT AGCACACACAGGCATCAGAGGTGCATAGCGGTCACCGCTGGTCAACTACAAGCCGTG CAAGAGCCAGTTTCACGCCCTCAAGCCAAGATCAAATGCACTCTCATTCCTGGTGATGGTGTTGGGCCAGAGCTTGCTGATGCCGTCAAAAAGGTCTTTGAGGCTATCAGTATTCCTGTTGAGTTTGAAGAACTCTTCTTGAG TGAGATTCATCATACAATTAGTGCACCCCTTGAAACTGTGATAGAGTCTGTGCAGAAGAATGGCATTGCACTCAAAGGAATTTTGTCTTCACCAAACATCTCGCACACAGGGGAATTGCAAACGTTGAACATGAAGATCAG AAACCAGTTGGACCTGTTTGCCAACGTTGTTCATGTGCGCAGTCTACCGGGGATCAAAACTCGGCATAATAATCTTGACTTTTATGTTATTCGGGAGCAGACAGAAGGTGAATACAGTGCTCTTGAACATGAG AGTGTACCCGGAGTCATAGAATGTCTTAAGATTGTCACGGAGACTAAGTCCCGCAAGATTGCGAAATTTGCCTTTGACTATGCCACCAAGCATGGCCGGAAGAAAGTCACAGTGGTACACAAGGCTAACATAATGAAACTTGGAGATGGCTTATTCTTGCGCTGCTGTCAGGAAATATCGGAACTCTACCCACAGATTGAGTTTGAGTCAATGATCATCGACAACACGTGCATGCAG TTGGTGGCCAATCCTCATCGGTTTGACGTGATGGTCATGCCCAACCTGTATGGAAACATCATTGACAACTTGGctgctggccttgtcggtggtgctGGTGTAGTTCCTGGAGCCAGCTACAGCTCAGACTGTGTGATTTATGAGCCA GGAGCACGACACACATTTGGAGAGGCCACAGGCAAGAATATTGCAAACCCGACAGCTATGTTCCTGTGTGCTGCACAAATGCTACGTCATGTGAACCTTCATTACTATGCTACTCTTGTAAAGGATGCAGTGGAGAAGGTCATCAAGAGTGGCAAG GTTCGTACTCGAGACCTTGGTGGCTATGCCAGCACAACCGATTTCACTGCTGCAGTCATCCAGAATCTCCCACACTAG